In Limnohabitans sp. INBF002, one genomic interval encodes:
- a CDS encoding sulfite exporter TauE/SafE family protein: MDLQPQLILELAALGVCTGFLAGLLGIGGGMIMVPFITFMLSQRGVDADLAVKMAIATSMATIIFTSISSVRAHHKRGAVRWDLVKGLAPGIVLGSMIGSLGVFALLKGSYLAIFFGLFVGFSATQMFLDKKPAPTRQVPATAGLMGAGGVIGFISGLVGAGGGFISVPFMTWCNVAIHNAVATSAALGFPIAVANVVGYIISGMSVQGLPDDAFGFIWVPALTVIAACSVFTAPLGAKAAHMLPVKKLKRVFASVLYVLAAYMFYKGITS, encoded by the coding sequence ATGGACCTCCAACCCCAATTGATTCTTGAACTCGCCGCGCTTGGCGTTTGCACTGGCTTTTTGGCCGGCTTGCTCGGCATTGGGGGCGGCATGATCATGGTGCCTTTCATCACCTTCATGCTTTCGCAACGTGGCGTGGACGCAGACCTGGCCGTCAAGATGGCCATTGCCACGTCGATGGCGACCATCATCTTCACCTCGATCTCAAGCGTGCGCGCCCACCACAAACGTGGCGCCGTGCGCTGGGATTTGGTCAAAGGCTTGGCACCCGGCATCGTGTTGGGCAGCATGATTGGCAGCTTGGGCGTATTTGCCTTGTTGAAGGGGTCTTACTTGGCCATCTTCTTTGGTTTGTTCGTGGGCTTCTCAGCCACGCAAATGTTCTTAGACAAGAAGCCCGCACCCACACGCCAAGTGCCAGCCACCGCAGGCCTCATGGGCGCGGGTGGTGTGATTGGTTTTATCTCTGGTTTGGTGGGCGCTGGCGGTGGCTTTATCAGCGTGCCATTCATGACGTGGTGCAACGTGGCCATTCATAACGCCGTGGCCACCAGTGCAGCTTTGGGCTTTCCGATTGCCGTGGCCAATGTGGTGGGTTACATCATCAGCGGTATGTCGGTACAAGGTTTGCCTGACGATGCGTTTGGTTTCATTTGGGTGCCGGCCTTGACTGTCATTGCGGCTTGCAGCGTGTTCACAGCCCCGCTAGGCGCAAAAGCAGCACACATGCTGCCCGTGAAAAAACTCAAACGCGTGTTTGCCAGCGTGCTCTATGTGCTGGCCGCTTATATGTTTTACAAAGGCATCACAAGCTGA
- a CDS encoding cell division protein ZapA, which produces MKQIEVQIMGQGYVLGCPEGGETRLGEAVGKVDEAMCKIRDAGKIKARDRIAVLAALNLAFDLTDRPAAAQASSDGSAHSTDLHNLLQRMDAVLARDNQLI; this is translated from the coding sequence GTGAAACAAATCGAAGTTCAAATCATGGGCCAAGGCTATGTGCTAGGTTGCCCCGAAGGTGGTGAAACGCGTTTGGGCGAAGCCGTGGGCAAAGTGGACGAAGCCATGTGCAAGATTCGTGATGCAGGCAAGATCAAAGCGCGCGACCGCATTGCCGTGCTGGCGGCTCTCAACTTGGCTTTCGACTTGACCGACCGACCGGCGGCTGCACAAGCCAGCAGCGATGGCAGCGCACACAGCACCGACCTGCACAATTTGCTGCAGCGCATGGATGCGGTGCTCGCACGCGACAACCAATTGATCTAA
- a CDS encoding DUF904 domain-containing protein → MSQTPLIDQIAQRVEHLLLRHEELQRTNALLATQVQELTHERDLLKSRLGAARHRIDALIDRLPQGSEAMTKDNA, encoded by the coding sequence ATGTCACAAACACCCCTGATCGATCAAATTGCCCAGCGCGTCGAGCATTTGCTGCTGCGTCACGAAGAACTGCAGCGCACCAATGCTTTGCTGGCTACCCAAGTTCAAGAGCTGACGCACGAGCGCGATTTGCTCAAGTCCCGCCTGGGCGCTGCCCGCCACCGCATTGATGCATTGATTGACCGCCTCCCTCAGGGCTCAGAGGCCATGACAAAGGACAACGCGTGA
- a CDS encoding sulfite exporter TauE/SafE family protein yields the protein MNTTLALTALLMGLAGGPHCLAMCGAACAGIGRAAQKQTGGQGTSAMLLFQLGRVVGYSVLGALAASTMQGVGWLSTQSAVFRPLWTLLHIVAFMVGLLLLWRGEQPIWLEGFGRRIWRRVQTMTAHLKLRNGGAVVLGVLWALMPCGLLYGALLVAALSNSPVEGAGVMALFALGSAVVLTIGPWVWLRLRGVQTVDGRNGAWGVRLAGAALAVSSGWALWMGLVEYQAPWCLVPQ from the coding sequence ATGAACACAACTTTGGCCCTCACCGCACTCCTCATGGGGCTCGCGGGTGGGCCGCACTGTTTGGCCATGTGCGGTGCGGCTTGTGCGGGCATTGGCCGCGCGGCCCAAAAGCAAACGGGCGGGCAGGGCACTTCGGCCATGCTCTTATTTCAATTGGGGCGCGTTGTGGGCTACAGCGTTTTGGGCGCATTGGCGGCCAGCACCATGCAAGGCGTGGGTTGGCTCAGCACACAGTCGGCGGTGTTTCGCCCCTTGTGGACGTTGCTGCACATCGTGGCCTTCATGGTTGGGTTGCTATTGCTTTGGCGCGGTGAACAACCGATTTGGCTCGAAGGCTTTGGTCGCCGCATTTGGCGGCGTGTGCAGACGATGACGGCGCACCTCAAATTGCGCAATGGTGGCGCGGTGGTCCTTGGTGTTTTGTGGGCCTTGATGCCTTGCGGTCTTTTGTACGGTGCGCTTTTGGTCGCTGCACTCAGCAACAGCCCCGTTGAAGGTGCTGGTGTGATGGCACTCTTTGCATTGGGCAGCGCCGTGGTGTTGACGATTGGTCCATGGGTTTGGTTGCGCTTGCGAGGCGTACAAACCGTAGATGGCCGCAACGGCGCATGGGGTGTGCGTTTGGCCGGGGCCGCACTCGCCGTCAGTTCAGGCTGGGCCTTGTGGATGGGCCTTGTCGAGTACCAAGCGCCGTGGTGCTTGGTGCCTCAATGA
- the hemN gene encoding oxygen-independent coproporphyrinogen III oxidase, translated as MHSLVLNPELLRRYDVAGPRYTSYPTADRFVEAFGEADYLQALEQRRDGVGAKAYPLSLYVHIPFCESLCYYCACNKIITKHHERGAEYLRYLEREVDLNIAHLGQGQVVSQLHLGGGSPTFLSDDELAQLMSMLRRNFQFAPGGEYSVEIDPRTVTRERLAALAEQGFNRLSFGVQDFEPAVQKAVHRIQPAEQVFDLVAASRELGFESVNVDLIYGLPMQTPETFERTLGLVVKLRPDRIALYAYAHLPERFKPQRRIHTQDLPPAASKLVMLSSAMRVLMDAGYVYVGMDHFALPTDALAVAKRQGRLHRNFQGYSTQPDCDLIALGVSSIGRVGPTFSQNVKTLDEYYDLLNQGRLPVARGMALTRDDLVRRTVIMALMCQGSVLFESVELSHLVDFKQYFAPEIKALEAMQEQGLLTMDDAGIHVTELGWFFVRGVAMVFDKYLQADKNRARFSKII; from the coding sequence ATGCATTCTCTTGTCCTCAATCCAGAACTTTTACGGCGCTATGACGTGGCTGGGCCGCGCTACACCTCGTATCCCACCGCAGACCGATTTGTGGAGGCATTTGGTGAGGCTGACTACTTGCAAGCGCTAGAGCAACGCCGCGATGGTGTGGGCGCAAAAGCCTACCCCTTGTCGCTGTATGTGCACATCCCGTTTTGTGAGTCGCTGTGTTATTACTGTGCGTGTAACAAAATCATCACCAAGCACCATGAGCGTGGCGCCGAATATTTGCGTTATCTAGAGCGCGAGGTTGATCTCAACATTGCGCACTTAGGTCAAGGCCAAGTGGTGTCGCAGCTCCACTTGGGCGGGGGGAGCCCCACATTTCTGAGTGATGATGAATTAGCGCAACTGATGTCTATGTTGCGCCGTAATTTTCAGTTTGCGCCGGGTGGCGAATATTCGGTTGAGATTGACCCACGCACGGTCACGCGCGAACGATTGGCCGCTTTGGCCGAACAGGGCTTTAACCGTTTGAGCTTTGGCGTGCAAGACTTTGAACCCGCCGTGCAAAAGGCGGTGCACCGAATCCAGCCCGCAGAGCAAGTGTTTGATTTGGTGGCGGCCTCGCGCGAGTTGGGGTTTGAGTCGGTCAACGTGGATTTGATTTATGGCCTGCCCATGCAAACGCCTGAGACCTTTGAGCGCACGCTGGGCCTGGTGGTCAAGCTTCGTCCAGACCGCATCGCGTTGTATGCCTACGCCCATTTGCCCGAGCGCTTCAAACCGCAACGCCGCATCCATACCCAAGATTTGCCACCTGCGGCCTCTAAGCTGGTGATGCTCTCCAGCGCCATGCGTGTGCTGATGGACGCGGGCTATGTGTATGTGGGCATGGATCACTTCGCATTGCCCACTGACGCGCTGGCGGTGGCCAAGCGCCAAGGCCGTTTACACCGCAACTTTCAGGGCTACAGCACGCAGCCTGATTGCGACTTGATTGCCTTGGGCGTCTCTTCCATTGGCCGTGTGGGGCCGACCTTCAGTCAAAACGTGAAAACATTGGACGAGTACTACGACTTGCTCAACCAAGGCCGCTTGCCCGTTGCGCGTGGCATGGCTCTGACGCGTGATGACTTGGTGCGCCGCACAGTCATCATGGCGCTGATGTGCCAAGGCAGTGTGCTGTTTGAATCGGTGGAGTTGTCGCATTTGGTGGACTTCAAGCAGTATTTCGCCCCAGAGATCAAAGCGTTAGAGGCAATGCAAGAACAAGGGTTGTTGACCATGGATGACGCTGGTATTCACGTGACTGAGCTGGGTTGGTTCTTTGTGCGTGGTGTGGCCATGGTGTTTGACAAATACCTGCAAGCCGACAAGAACCGCGCAAGGTTCTCTAAAATCATCTGA